In Luteolibacter arcticus, the following proteins share a genomic window:
- a CDS encoding LysE family translocator, with product MNPALELAAFAGLMALGQFSPGPDMILLTRTALAEGAKAGAIMALGIATGLTVHASIAVAGLAVAFEQSPGLRRSISWAAAAYLLWLAYCLLRSAFATSAAVDENPGSPPSSRGPFLRGLICNLLNPKAVIFLAATCAPFLTGDHPSWWPFAIAGLVIVQGGTLWALWAWLLQWRPLRSRYEKSARWIDGIFGIALAALAVKLLVAP from the coding sequence GTGAATCCCGCGCTCGAACTCGCGGCTTTCGCCGGATTGATGGCGCTGGGGCAATTCAGTCCCGGGCCGGACATGATCTTGCTCACCCGCACCGCGCTCGCCGAGGGCGCGAAGGCCGGGGCCATCATGGCGCTGGGGATCGCCACTGGCCTGACCGTGCATGCGTCGATCGCGGTGGCGGGCTTGGCGGTGGCTTTCGAGCAAAGCCCCGGGCTGCGTCGGTCGATTTCGTGGGCGGCGGCGGCTTATTTGCTATGGCTCGCGTACTGCCTGCTGCGCTCGGCTTTCGCTACTTCCGCCGCCGTCGATGAAAACCCCGGCAGCCCGCCCTCATCACGCGGCCCGTTTCTCCGCGGCCTGATCTGCAATCTGCTCAACCCGAAGGCCGTGATCTTCCTCGCCGCGACCTGCGCGCCCTTCCTGACCGGCGATCACCCGTCGTGGTGGCCGTTTGCGATCGCCGGTCTGGTCATCGTGCAGGGCGGCACGCTGTGGGCGCTGTGGGCCTGGCTGCTCCAGTGGCGGCCCCTCAGGTCGCGCTACGAAAAGTCCGCACGCTGGATCGACGGGATTTTCGGAATCGCTCTCGCCGCGCTGGCGGTAAAGCTGTTGGTCGCGCCGTGA
- a CDS encoding beta strand repeat-containing protein, with protein sequence MTHPISPKLGLIHCLGLVSLVVPMTLPLAAQSTWTGASGPSWTNTGNWNPASVPASGVNITISDPPTNNGVGSLNGTDRTIGSLTFGTTGTRTSAFTLNTTTSTLIIGGGVVANGALTGSTNVLTLRGNYNVSANQNWSVGGTANTDNGVFIRGTSDSAGAAPSGSLLLNANLVKKGTGQLNFAAVTVSGAGNLVIDEGNLKFNAGSSQPLIVGGPGNITMNGSTVLGIFKNSGTMNITRAIVMNGTSKLSPRSGIVDVASSIAFNGTHSLDPNVTTNLSGAWTGSGTVNRSEAGTLNLTGSLSGFTGALNLTGGITNISSGPIGGSLSLDVGTRLGGEVAATGALSIQDATFSADPTTPGSLGTGANLTLGGINTVTLSKSPTSTAPFTVLSYSGTLTGGIANLTLEGGATNYRSVTFSDSTPGIITLAVGSSSRTWTGASGTAWDVDITPNWLEGDQRFFQLDAVTFGDTGAGTVALTGALSPGSIAVNSASNYEFTGDAANHITGSTGLTKGGSGTLTLGGVNTFTGAIAVNGGVLKAAGNQALGANGNTITIAAGATLDTNGALNASRNYHAVISGTGTDGFGVIVNNSGTDHLTGFGSLTLAADATIGGSNRWDVRPIVAGDGLLDLAGHTLTKLGNNRIGIIDSMATAAGPINVEQGSLSITRSTVTGSGTVTVGSAGTLQFENNTAGSFTKNITLDNGALLSIGTGTFVPVDSPQIALIGLPVIQTDVNLTLTGQITGAGKLTKAGSATLVLADSATHTGGTLVNAGTLQIGVGGTTGSIVGDIENYGTVAFNRSDAYAFGNAILGTGSLLKQGTGTLTLTGTSNFTGEKVINDGTLVVKSSAALGDITGLVRFTGANGKLDLATNSGIPAYPFTIGAGNTGTILSGVGTPGSPGVNHTLGDFAISAVTLNVAASADVSGGDPRITIPSMNLAAGAGGNTTLSPTTAGITLGSATIGSGNAAKTLVLTGTHQNNLLTGVVSDGLNVLSLTKTNDSLWTVSGDSTFTGTATISDGILVMTHSNALGAASKTVFAFGNAGNNQFPELRFSGGISPTFAEIQTSGAGTDSASGVLRNFSGDNTLTVTNQITMRSGVGATTLYSDAGTFTINTPLVTANVTNRALILAGPGNGVINGVVANGTTVNLPVTKNGTGTWTINGAQTYTGTTTVTEGVLSLGQAALSDTAAVVIGTNGKLNLNFGGTDRVGALEINGLPKGDGLYSAATDSGFITGSGSIRVGPEPAGYATWASGHPFNPGVNDGINDDPDADGVSNLLEYVLGGVPVGAGASNTSILPTQTLTTDNLVLTFKRSDVSESDTTLKVQWSDNLSSWNDFATIGGGDALPKVDVTEDSPTAALDTVVVTVPRNTTPGGKLFVRLQAVK encoded by the coding sequence GTGACCCATCCGATCTCTCCCAAACTGGGACTCATCCATTGCCTCGGCCTCGTGAGCTTGGTCGTGCCCATGACCCTGCCGCTCGCCGCTCAGTCCACTTGGACCGGAGCATCGGGTCCTTCATGGACAAACACCGGAAACTGGAATCCCGCCAGCGTCCCCGCCAGCGGTGTCAACATCACCATCTCCGACCCCCCTACGAACAACGGCGTCGGCAGCCTCAACGGCACGGACCGCACCATCGGCTCGCTCACCTTCGGCACCACCGGGACCCGCACCAGCGCGTTCACCCTTAATACCACCACGAGCACGCTGATCATCGGTGGCGGCGTCGTTGCGAACGGGGCTCTGACGGGAAGCACGAACGTCCTGACCCTGCGCGGCAACTACAACGTATCCGCGAACCAGAACTGGTCGGTAGGAGGCACCGCCAACACGGACAACGGCGTCTTTATCCGCGGCACCAGTGACAGCGCGGGTGCCGCTCCCAGCGGATCGCTCCTGCTCAATGCCAACCTCGTCAAGAAAGGAACCGGCCAACTGAATTTCGCCGCCGTCACGGTGTCCGGTGCCGGAAACCTGGTCATCGACGAAGGGAATCTCAAATTCAACGCCGGCTCCAGCCAGCCATTGATCGTGGGGGGACCCGGCAACATCACAATGAACGGCTCGACGGTCCTGGGGATCTTCAAGAATTCCGGCACGATGAACATCACCCGTGCCATCGTGATGAACGGGACCTCGAAGCTGTCGCCTCGCAGCGGCATCGTCGATGTCGCTTCCTCCATCGCGTTCAACGGCACCCACTCCCTTGACCCGAACGTCACCACCAACCTCTCCGGCGCATGGACGGGAAGCGGCACGGTCAACCGCAGCGAGGCGGGCACGCTCAATCTCACCGGTAGTCTTTCCGGCTTCACCGGTGCCCTCAATCTCACCGGCGGCATCACCAACATTTCTTCCGGTCCCATCGGCGGGAGCCTCTCGCTCGATGTCGGCACCAGGCTGGGCGGGGAAGTCGCTGCCACCGGAGCATTGAGCATTCAGGACGCGACTTTTTCGGCGGATCCCACCACTCCCGGCAGCCTGGGCACTGGAGCGAATCTCACCCTGGGCGGTATCAATACCGTGACCCTCTCCAAGTCGCCCACCTCCACGGCTCCCTTCACCGTCCTCTCCTACTCCGGGACGCTCACGGGTGGTATAGCGAATCTGACCCTGGAGGGCGGCGCCACCAACTATCGCAGCGTCACTTTTAGCGACAGCACTCCCGGCATCATCACCCTGGCGGTTGGCTCCTCGTCCCGCACTTGGACCGGGGCGTCAGGGACCGCCTGGGACGTGGATATCACGCCCAACTGGCTGGAGGGCGACCAGAGGTTCTTCCAGTTGGATGCCGTTACCTTCGGTGACACGGGAGCCGGCACCGTCGCGCTGACCGGCGCGCTCAGTCCCGGCTCGATCGCCGTGAACAGCGCCAGCAACTATGAATTCACCGGCGACGCCGCGAACCATATCACCGGCTCGACCGGATTGACCAAGGGCGGCAGCGGCACGCTCACCCTGGGCGGCGTGAACACCTTCACCGGTGCCATCGCCGTGAACGGAGGCGTCTTGAAAGCCGCCGGCAACCAAGCGCTCGGCGCCAATGGCAACACCATCACCATCGCGGCAGGCGCCACGCTCGACACCAACGGAGCGTTGAATGCCAGCCGCAACTATCACGCCGTGATTTCCGGGACGGGGACCGACGGGTTCGGAGTCATCGTCAACAACAGCGGAACGGACCATCTGACCGGCTTCGGCTCGCTCACGCTCGCCGCCGACGCCACCATCGGCGGCTCCAACCGCTGGGACGTACGGCCGATCGTCGCGGGAGACGGCCTGCTCGATTTGGCCGGCCACACGCTCACGAAGCTGGGCAACAACAGAATCGGCATCATCGATTCGATGGCCACCGCGGCGGGCCCGATCAATGTCGAACAAGGCTCGCTGTCCATCACCCGCAGCACCGTCACCGGCAGCGGCACGGTAACGGTCGGTTCCGCTGGCACGCTACAGTTCGAAAACAACACCGCCGGCTCCTTCACCAAGAACATCACGCTGGATAACGGGGCCCTTCTCTCCATCGGCACCGGCACCTTTGTTCCGGTAGATTCCCCGCAGATCGCGCTTATCGGGCTCCCGGTCATCCAGACCGATGTCAATCTGACTCTCACCGGGCAGATCACGGGAGCAGGCAAGCTTACCAAGGCGGGGAGTGCCACGCTCGTCCTCGCCGACAGCGCCACCCATACCGGAGGAACCCTGGTGAACGCCGGAACCCTCCAGATTGGAGTGGGCGGCACCACCGGCTCCATCGTCGGAGACATCGAGAACTATGGAACCGTCGCGTTCAACCGCTCGGACGCCTATGCATTCGGGAATGCAATTCTTGGCACCGGCTCGTTGCTCAAACAAGGCACCGGCACCCTGACTCTCACCGGAACCAGCAATTTCACCGGCGAGAAGGTCATCAACGACGGCACCTTGGTCGTGAAGTCCTCCGCCGCGCTCGGCGACATCACAGGATTGGTGAGATTCACCGGCGCCAATGGGAAGCTCGATCTGGCGACGAACTCCGGCATTCCCGCCTACCCGTTCACCATCGGTGCCGGGAATACCGGCACCATCCTGTCCGGCGTCGGCACGCCTGGCAGCCCCGGCGTCAACCACACGCTCGGGGACTTCGCGATCTCTGCCGTGACGCTGAACGTCGCCGCCAGTGCGGACGTCAGCGGGGGCGATCCCCGGATCACCATCCCCAGCATGAACCTGGCCGCCGGGGCCGGGGGTAACACCACCCTCAGTCCCACGACCGCTGGCATCACCCTCGGCTCGGCAACCATCGGCAGCGGCAACGCCGCGAAAACGCTGGTTCTCACAGGCACCCACCAGAACAACCTTCTGACCGGTGTCGTCTCCGACGGCCTTAATGTGCTCAGCCTGACCAAGACCAACGACAGCCTCTGGACGGTCTCGGGGGATAGCACCTTCACCGGCACGGCGACCATTTCTGACGGAATCCTCGTCATGACCCACAGCAATGCGCTGGGAGCCGCGTCGAAAACCGTCTTCGCATTCGGAAACGCGGGAAACAACCAGTTCCCCGAACTTCGGTTCAGCGGCGGCATTTCGCCCACGTTCGCCGAGATCCAGACTTCCGGTGCGGGTACTGACAGTGCCTCCGGCGTGTTGCGCAACTTCTCGGGAGACAACACGCTGACGGTGACCAACCAGATCACGATGAGAAGCGGTGTCGGTGCCACCACGCTCTACTCGGACGCCGGAACCTTCACCATCAACACCCCGCTTGTGACTGCCAATGTCACCAACCGCGCGCTGATCCTCGCCGGCCCCGGCAACGGCGTGATCAACGGCGTGGTCGCCAACGGCACCACCGTCAACCTGCCGGTCACCAAGAACGGCACCGGCACATGGACGATCAATGGTGCCCAAACCTACACCGGCACCACCACCGTCACCGAGGGCGTGCTGTCCCTCGGCCAAGCGGCCCTGAGCGACACCGCGGCCGTCGTCATCGGAACGAACGGCAAGCTCAACCTGAACTTCGGCGGCACCGACCGCGTGGGAGCCCTTGAGATCAACGGTCTGCCCAAGGGCGACGGTCTCTACAGCGCCGCCACCGACTCCGGCTTCATCACCGGCAGCGGTAGCATCCGCGTGGGTCCGGAGCCAGCCGGCTATGCCACCTGGGCCTCGGGTCATCCCTTCAACCCGGGTGTGAACGACGGCATCAATGACGACCCGGATGCCGACGGCGTCAGCAACCTCCTCGAATACGTTCTGGGCGGTGTCCCGGTCGGAGCGGGAGCCAGCAACACCTCCATCCTGCCGACCCAAACTCTTACTACCGACAACCTGGTCCTAACGTTCAAGCGCAGCGATGTGTCGGAGAGCGATACCACCCTGAAGGTCCAGTGGTCCGACAACCTGAGTAGCTGGAATGACTTCGCCACCATCGGTGGGGGAGATGCCCTGCCCAAGGTGGACGTGACGGAGGATTCCCCGACAGCGGCGCTCGACACCGTGGTGGTCACCGTCCCGCGCAATACCACACCGGGCGGCAAGCTCTTCGTCCGGCTGCAGGCGGTCAAATAA
- a CDS encoding ECF-type sigma factor, giving the protein MDGDAEFSHYSEDDVRRLYPILRAMAGERMAFERPGNTLQPTALAHEAWLRMRSSGDQSWKNTAHFFTAAAETMRRILIDRARRRKRPKHAGDLERVPMTDAENEAEGEDEPTLQVNAALEKLKKVNPPRAQVVLLKFFGGLTNQEVAEEMGVTERTVERYWAYSKTWLYREIRGQR; this is encoded by the coding sequence ATGGACGGGGACGCGGAATTCTCGCACTACTCGGAGGACGACGTCCGTCGCCTCTACCCGATCCTGCGTGCCATGGCGGGGGAGCGGATGGCCTTCGAGCGTCCGGGCAATACCCTGCAGCCGACCGCACTCGCGCACGAGGCGTGGCTGCGGATGCGGTCCAGCGGGGATCAGAGCTGGAAAAACACCGCCCACTTCTTCACCGCCGCCGCCGAGACCATGCGGCGGATCCTCATCGACCGGGCCCGACGCCGGAAGCGCCCGAAGCACGCCGGCGATCTCGAGCGCGTCCCGATGACCGACGCCGAGAACGAGGCCGAAGGCGAGGACGAGCCCACCCTCCAAGTCAACGCCGCCTTGGAGAAGCTGAAGAAGGTGAATCCTCCCCGGGCTCAGGTAGTGCTGCTGAAGTTCTTCGGCGGCCTTACCAATCAGGAAGTCGCTGAGGAAATGGGCGTCACCGAGCGGACGGTGGAGCGCTACTGGGCGTACTCGAAAACCTGGCTCTACCGCGAGATCCGCGGCCAGCGCTGA
- a CDS encoding type II toxin-antitoxin system PemK/MazF family toxin, with the protein MNRGEVWLADLGYAGKVRPVPILSVAPGDEDRALVTYVIRTTSVRGTAYEVPHTARGMKPGAFDVQGLGTTDFRRFMRPLGSVDAETMKRIEERVRAWLCL; encoded by the coding sequence ATGAACCGGGGTGAAGTGTGGCTCGCCGACCTTGGCTATGCAGGGAAAGTTCGACCGGTGCCGATCCTCAGTGTGGCGCCGGGCGATGAAGATCGCGCGTTGGTGACCTACGTGATCCGCACAACGAGCGTCCGCGGCACCGCGTATGAAGTGCCGCATACGGCGCGGGGAATGAAGCCGGGAGCTTTCGATGTCCAAGGATTGGGAACGACCGACTTCAGGCGCTTCATGCGGCCGCTGGGAAGCGTCGACGCGGAAACGATGAAGCGCATTGAGGAGCGTGTCAGGGCGTGGCTCTGCCTTTGA
- a CDS encoding serine/threonine protein kinase yields MKDIIDPAEEATDSLAIENAIFETALQIPDPTQRREFLERTFQGDPGGREGMEDLLKLAGTSSAFFLEGRMRTAELAQEVIDEFPDVGFPLGEEAVSSGEKEGATIGRYTLLRKIGEGGGGEIFEAAQDGMVRTVALKIIRSGMDTESVVSRFEIERQTLEIMEHPNIARVLDAGKTTSGRPYFVMELVRGARITTFCEAEQLDIPARLELFLKVCQAIQHAHQKGIVHRDIKPSNILVENLDGTYVPKVIDFGIAKAMQGQLHGRAGMTQLGQFIGTPAYMSPEQIDMGGMDIDTRADIYSLGALLYELLAGRPPFDTEKLLESGLTEMRRALIEDNPPLPSETSRLAAEEGKGNTLPGTREKWANTLRGDPDWIVFKAMEKERNRRYQTANSLAMDIRRYLQNEPVIARKPSRGYFMLKFFQRNRAACVLGVAMLLSLVAGLGTTTALYFREKDALAEQARLKRQAQARANVSRAVFLVSEGKTAEADRLLRANPVESIDVSPEAAEVFRSLGSWNATFGRWRQAADCFRLMNEATRLGNRAKMLETVDLLMTGPTYLEAGDQKAYENLRAEMLDRYVPAQNGLQGERLLKACLLLPVDARTIELLESSAEVCRHSPSGAGSVGMTEWKALSLALFHYRKGEFQEAIRQADKCIAIRDKAGSRESAARCVLAMARFKRGETKEARGELEKAKAEMQRVEAQIDEAGFPPIGTWFAWAVVRILAREAEAMIGP; encoded by the coding sequence ATGAAAGACATCATCGATCCAGCCGAAGAAGCGACCGACTCGCTGGCGATCGAGAACGCGATCTTCGAAACGGCCCTGCAGATCCCCGATCCGACACAGCGCCGTGAGTTCCTGGAGCGTACCTTCCAAGGCGACCCCGGGGGACGGGAAGGCATGGAGGATCTCCTCAAGCTGGCCGGCACCTCATCCGCGTTCTTTCTCGAAGGACGGATGAGAACCGCGGAGCTCGCGCAGGAAGTCATCGATGAGTTCCCGGACGTGGGGTTTCCGCTCGGGGAAGAAGCTGTCAGCAGCGGCGAAAAGGAAGGGGCCACGATCGGCCGCTACACGCTGCTCCGGAAGATCGGCGAAGGCGGCGGCGGCGAAATCTTTGAAGCGGCGCAGGACGGAATGGTGCGCACGGTCGCGCTGAAGATCATCCGCAGCGGCATGGACACGGAGTCAGTCGTGTCCCGCTTCGAGATCGAGCGCCAGACCTTGGAGATCATGGAGCACCCGAACATCGCGCGGGTGCTGGATGCAGGGAAGACGACCAGCGGCCGGCCCTACTTCGTGATGGAACTCGTCCGCGGGGCCCGGATCACCACCTTCTGCGAGGCCGAGCAGCTCGACATCCCCGCCCGGCTGGAACTCTTCCTGAAAGTCTGCCAGGCGATCCAACACGCCCACCAGAAAGGCATCGTCCATCGCGACATCAAGCCGTCCAACATCCTCGTCGAGAACTTGGACGGGACCTACGTGCCGAAGGTCATCGACTTCGGCATCGCGAAGGCGATGCAGGGCCAGCTCCACGGCCGCGCCGGGATGACCCAGCTCGGCCAGTTCATCGGCACGCCGGCCTACATGAGCCCGGAGCAGATCGACATGGGCGGCATGGACATCGACACCCGCGCGGACATCTACAGCCTGGGTGCCTTGCTTTACGAGCTGCTCGCTGGCAGGCCGCCCTTCGACACGGAGAAGCTGTTGGAAAGCGGACTCACGGAAATGCGCCGCGCGCTGATCGAGGACAATCCCCCGCTGCCTTCCGAGACATCCCGGCTCGCTGCGGAAGAAGGCAAGGGAAACACCTTGCCCGGGACGCGCGAGAAGTGGGCGAACACCCTGCGAGGCGATCCCGATTGGATCGTTTTCAAGGCCATGGAGAAGGAGCGGAATCGCCGCTACCAGACCGCAAACAGCCTCGCCATGGACATCCGGCGCTACCTGCAGAACGAGCCGGTAATCGCACGGAAGCCGAGCCGCGGGTACTTCATGCTGAAGTTCTTCCAGCGGAACCGCGCGGCCTGCGTGCTCGGCGTGGCCATGCTGCTGTCGCTGGTGGCCGGCCTTGGCACCACCACTGCCCTTTATTTCCGAGAGAAGGACGCGCTTGCCGAACAAGCCCGCCTCAAGCGTCAGGCCCAGGCCCGGGCGAATGTCTCGCGGGCGGTGTTCCTGGTGAGCGAGGGCAAAACCGCCGAAGCCGACCGTCTGTTGCGGGCAAATCCTGTGGAGTCGATCGACGTTTCACCCGAAGCGGCGGAAGTGTTCCGGTCGCTGGGAAGCTGGAATGCGACCTTTGGCCGTTGGCGGCAGGCGGCAGATTGTTTCCGCCTGATGAATGAGGCCACCCGCTTGGGCAACCGCGCCAAGATGCTGGAGACCGTCGACCTGCTGATGACGGGGCCGACCTACTTGGAAGCCGGAGATCAAAAGGCCTACGAGAACCTCCGCGCCGAGATGCTCGACCGCTATGTGCCGGCCCAGAACGGCCTCCAAGGAGAGCGTCTCTTGAAAGCCTGCCTGTTGTTGCCGGTGGACGCCCGCACCATTGAGCTGCTCGAGAGCTCCGCGGAAGTCTGCCGGCATAGCCCATCCGGCGCCGGCAGTGTCGGCATGACTGAGTGGAAGGCGCTTTCGCTGGCGCTATTCCACTACCGGAAGGGTGAGTTTCAGGAAGCGATCCGGCAGGCTGACAAATGCATCGCCATCAGGGACAAGGCGGGTAGCCGGGAATCCGCCGCCCGCTGTGTGCTGGCCATGGCCCGCTTCAAGCGGGGGGAGACCAAGGAAGCCCGCGGCGAGCTGGAGAAAGCCAAGGCCGAGATGCAGCGGGTGGAAGCGCAAATCGACGAGGCTGGATTTCCTCCGATCGGCACGTGGTTCGCGTGGGCGGTGGTGCGGATCCTGGCACGCGAAGCTGAGGCCATGATTGGGCCGTAG
- a CDS encoding L,D-transpeptidase has protein sequence MKFPGFRSLSALLFAGAALALSSCTNTTPRGSANTSFKFDPPVKETTSTANIRVKMSTGAQRLYVVQGDQVLLATPICVGTASTPTPLGTFPIRAKKAERRRASSPGAGYPMTYWMEFYSPAYGMHWGFVKPYPATHGCVRLPLNSARKIFNLVKVGTPVDVARSQPWDQTIGKSLPVLDDSALPNPPMSYLLSPQVFRDAQQGKMWNF, from the coding sequence ATGAAATTCCCCGGTTTCCGATCCCTGTCCGCACTCCTCTTTGCCGGTGCTGCCCTCGCCCTAAGTTCCTGCACCAACACGACCCCGCGCGGCAGCGCGAACACCTCCTTCAAGTTCGACCCGCCGGTGAAGGAGACGACCAGCACAGCCAACATCCGGGTGAAGATGAGCACCGGTGCGCAGCGCTTGTATGTGGTGCAGGGCGATCAAGTCCTGCTCGCCACGCCGATCTGCGTGGGCACGGCCTCCACGCCCACGCCGCTCGGCACCTTCCCGATCCGCGCCAAGAAGGCCGAGCGCCGCCGCGCCAGCAGCCCCGGCGCCGGCTACCCGATGACCTACTGGATGGAATTCTACAGCCCCGCCTACGGCATGCACTGGGGCTTCGTGAAGCCCTACCCCGCCACCCACGGTTGCGTGCGGCTGCCGCTGAATTCGGCGCGCAAGATCTTCAATCTGGTAAAGGTCGGCACCCCGGTGGACGTCGCCCGCAGCCAGCCGTGGGATCAGACGATCGGCAAATCGCTGCCGGTGCTGGACGACAGCGCGCTGCCAAATCCGCCGATGTCCTACCTGCTCAGCCCGCAGGTCTTCCGCGACGCCCAACAGGGCAAGATGTGGAACTTCTGA
- a CDS encoding c-type cytochrome, whose product MRNLPLLFTCVLLASCAATKTAPVPDVAMATRSGQNVESLQRGHAVYVAHCGRCHEHILPKDVSKEDWHVVAPGMAWNAGISKADEKALTAYLLAATR is encoded by the coding sequence ATGAGAAACCTCCCTCTCCTGTTCACCTGCGTGTTGCTGGCATCTTGCGCCGCTACGAAAACCGCGCCGGTGCCCGATGTGGCGATGGCCACGCGAAGCGGGCAGAACGTCGAATCCCTCCAGCGGGGCCATGCCGTCTACGTGGCTCACTGCGGCCGCTGCCACGAACACATTCTCCCGAAGGACGTGAGCAAGGAAGACTGGCACGTGGTGGCACCCGGCATGGCGTGGAATGCCGGGATATCCAAGGCCGACGAAAAGGCACTGACCGCTTACCTGCTGGCCGCGACGAGGTGA